The region CCTGCCAGTTTCGGGAGACCCGGTCCACAGCGATCGGGAAGATCGTCAGCGTGCCGTCCGGGTCGATGCGCAGCCGCAGGAACACCTTCGAGTCCTCGATGCCCTGGCCGGCGAAGAGTTCGTTGACGTTCACCCCGAACGCGCCCGCCACCAGCAGGTACGCGGCGACCAACTGGCTGGCCACCAGGCCGATCACCGGGCCGTAGAGCACCGCCGCGGCGACCGCCGGCAGCGGCCACGGCCAGTCGTAGAACGGTAGGGCCAACCACACCCAGGTGCCGGCCGCCGCGAGGGCGACATGGGCCACGCCGTGGCCGACGCCGAGGATCCCGTGCCGTACGTGGCGCTTGCCGCTCGCGCTGGGCGGCTTGGCGAACAGGATCGCCGCCAGCACCGTCACGAGCACCATCAACACCAGCGGGACGCTGAACAGCCGCTGGTCGGTGCTGTCGGCCCAGTTCGCTGTGGCGCCCGCCATGGCCAGCATCAGCAGGGTGTGCAGGGTCCCGAGCAGAGTCGTGAAGCCCGGATTGCGGAACGGCAGCCTCGGGAAGATGCCCCAGCCGTAGCGACGGGAGCGGGCCGCGTCCGGATAGCGGGCCACCAGGTCGTACGGCTGGGAGGAGCTGGCCCGGCGAGCCAGGGTGTCCCGCGGCGGCACCTCGATGCGCTCCGGCAGTTTGTGGGTGGGATAGAGGTACGCGCCGCCGCCGCCGCACGTGATCAGCTGCCGGTCCGGCCCGGAGTAGCGGGCGTAGTGATGCAGGTCCCCGGAGAGCAGCAGCCGCACCCGCGCGCCGGTCGGGTCGATGATCGTCCGGATGAAGTAGTCGATCGAGTCGTACGCCGTCGGGCTGTCGGCTGCCTTGACCCAGGTCGGCGCCGGCGCTGCGATGATCACCTTCGACTCCGGGCCGAGCCGCCGGGCCACCTCGTCGAAGTAGGCCAACTGCGGGTCGTCCAGGTACGAGCCGGACTGGTCGTCCACACCGAGAAGCCACCAACCCGCAGGTAGCTCCACCGCGAAGTACGACCGGGACTGCCCGGTGCCCCACCCGGCGAAGTTCCGGTCCCGAGAGCGGACGAACAACCGCAGGAACGCGGTCAGGCCGTCGTACCAGTCGTGGTTGCCCGGCACCGCGAACAGCGTGGGCTTCTCGGGCGGCGACACGGGCAGCGCGGCCTGGTAGGGGCCCTTGCACCGGTCCTCGTACGAGGCGTAGGCCGCCGACGGGTACACCTGGTCGCCACCCATCACCAGGGTCTGCGCCCGGGGCAGCCGGTGCCCGTCCACCGTCAACTCGGGCTGCGCCAGCAGGTACGCCACCGAGTAGGTCGCGTTGAAACCGTCGCCCAGGTCGGCCACGTAGTCCAGCCACAGACCGCCGTCCGGCCCGACCTGGCGGAAGACGCCGTCGTCGAACGCGTTCTGCAACTCGCGCTTGTCCAGGTACGCACCGAAGAGCATCGCCAGCAACGTACGGATGCCGGTGCTGATCAGCAGGAACGGCGCCAGCCACGGCACCGGCTTGCGGGGCGTGAAGCCCAGTTCGAGCGGGTCGGTGCTGCTCGGCCGATGGGCGGCGCGTTCACCGGCCGGCGCGCGGTCAGGACGCTCCTGGTGGGTGGAATGGTCGCGTTCGTCGCTCACCCGCCGCAGCGTAGTCCCGCACCCGATCATCCGCTGTCCGGTAAACGGCTAGATGGCGGCCGATGTCCGGTTGTTGATGGCGGAGCGGGGTGGGGTATCCCGTTCGGTCCGGGGGCGCGGGGTGCCGTACACTTGCTGATCGTTGCCGCCTTAGCTCAGTCGGCTAGAGCGACGCACTCGTAATGCGTAGGTCGACGGTTCGATTCCGTCAGGCGGCTCGGCACAGAAGCCCAGGTCACAGACCTGGGCTTCGCCGTTTCCCGAGGTCGATCACCTCGCCATTGGCGGGTCGAGTCCTTGAAGTCCTTGTCCCGTGCAGCGACCGCCTCGTCCAGGCGGTTGGCGACCGCGTCCAGGTCGTCACCGAAGAGGCCCGCGTACACGTCCAGCGTCATCGACGCCGAGGCGTGTCCGAGTATCCGCTGCACCGCCTTGACGTTGGCGCCCGCCGCCACGGCCAGACTCGCCGCCGTGTGCCGCAGGTCGTGCGGAGTCAGGCCCGCCAGCCCGACGAGGAGATCCGCCCACTACCGTCAGTGCCCCACATCACCCCGACGACTCGTCGTCAGGCCATAGCTCAACGGCGCGATTGGCAGCATCGATGATCGGCTGAGCGTCGACGGTTACGCGGGACTCCGGGATCTTGAAGGTCGGCCACTCGCAGACGAAAGTCAACGGTCCCGGCGGTGGTAGCGGCCAAATCCAGTAGCGCATGTCGTTTCGTCGGTTGGTCCCACTGCCGCCTTGGTGCAGGAGCACCGGTGTAGCGGGTTCGGGCATCTGCGCCAACGGCGGTCGGGCCAGGTTGGTGGCAACCAGTCCGTCAGAAAACTGCACGCCGAATCGAAGGAGCTCGTCTGGCAACGGCCCAGCGCCGAAGCGCCTCATCCCGTGCGGTGGGCCAGGATCGAATGGCCGGCCGACACGCTCACGGCGCAGCACGGCGGTAAGAGTGAACTCAAGCCCGGCGGGAAGTGCCAGCAGGCCGGTAACGGCAACTGCGGCGTCAGGAGTACGTGCCAACAGGACTTCGTAGGGTACGCCGCCGGCCACCACGGCCTCAGGCTTCATCCATGCTGGCCGAGGCGGCCGGGGTGGCTCGGGCTGCGGCTCCAATGCGGGTAGGAGATCTTCGAAGAATCCCACCGGGAGATCCTGCCATGGACGACAGGGCAACGGCGCCCAACCGCGGCCCCCGGCTCTCCTCGTCACCGGCCCGCAAATAGTCCGCAAGAGGACGACGGACCATGGGGAGCGGTGAGAGATGT is a window of Micromonospora sp. WMMD961 DNA encoding:
- a CDS encoding metallophosphoesterase, with the translated sequence MSDERDHSTHQERPDRAPAGERAAHRPSSTDPLELGFTPRKPVPWLAPFLLISTGIRTLLAMLFGAYLDKRELQNAFDDGVFRQVGPDGGLWLDYVADLGDGFNATYSVAYLLAQPELTVDGHRLPRAQTLVMGGDQVYPSAAYASYEDRCKGPYQAALPVSPPEKPTLFAVPGNHDWYDGLTAFLRLFVRSRDRNFAGWGTGQSRSYFAVELPAGWWLLGVDDQSGSYLDDPQLAYFDEVARRLGPESKVIIAAPAPTWVKAADSPTAYDSIDYFIRTIIDPTGARVRLLLSGDLHHYARYSGPDRQLITCGGGGAYLYPTHKLPERIEVPPRDTLARRASSSQPYDLVARYPDAARSRRYGWGIFPRLPFRNPGFTTLLGTLHTLLMLAMAGATANWADSTDQRLFSVPLVLMVLVTVLAAILFAKPPSASGKRHVRHGILGVGHGVAHVALAAAGTWVWLALPFYDWPWPLPAVAAAVLYGPVIGLVASQLVAAYLLVAGAFGVNVNELFAGQGIEDSKVFLRLRIDPDGTLTIFPIAVDRVSRNWQVNPDQSPTASWLTPKTNLTPRLAEPPTVLP